One Etheostoma spectabile isolate EspeVRDwgs_2016 chromosome 12, UIUC_Espe_1.0, whole genome shotgun sequence genomic window carries:
- the LOC116699416 gene encoding ras-related protein Rab-12 isoform X2 — MDSRYDIQRRAAGGGGGSANSSPALGAQSRRRKMPPRPADFKLQIIIIGSRGVGKTSIMERFTDDTFCEACKSTVGVDFKIKTVELRGKKIRLQIWDTAGQERFNSITSAYYRGAKGIVLVYDITKQETFDDLPKWMKMIDKYASEEAELLLVGNKLDCETDRIISRQQGERFCSRISGMRFCEASAKDNFNVDEIFLKLVDDILSKMPLEVPNTEFSNSVLSLQPEPEVPPELPPPRMRCC, encoded by the exons ATGGATTCTAGATATGACATACAACGGAGGGCCGCCGGTGGTGGCGGGGGCTCAGCGAACTCTTCCCCCGCTCTAGGGGCTCAGTCGCGCCGCAGGAAGATGCCTCCCAGACCCGCTGATTTTAAACTTCAAATTATCATTATTGGCTCCCGTGGTGTTGGTAAAACGAGCATTATGGAGAGATTTACCGACGACACTTTCTGCGAAGCTTGCAAGTCGACTGTAG GAGTTGACTTCAAAATCAAGACAGTAGAGCTTAGAGGGAAGAAGATCAGACTACAGATATG GGACACTGCTGGCCAGGAGAGGTTTAACAGCATCACATCAGCCTATTACAGAGGCGCCAAGGGAATAGTGCTTGTGTATGATATCACAAAGCAGGAGACCTTTGACGACCTGCCAAAATGGATGAAAATGATAGACAAG TACGCCTCTGAGGAAGCAGAGCTTCTCCTGGTCGGGAACAAGCTGGACTGTGAAACTGATCGTATCATCTCCAGACAGCAGGGAGAGAGG TTTTGCTCTCGAATAAGTGGAATGCGCTTCTGCGAAGCTAGTGCCAAGGATAATTTCAATGTCGATGAAATCTTCCTGAAGCTTGTGGATGACATCCTTAGCAAG ATGCCTCTGGAGGTTCCTAACACAGAGTTTTCCAACAGTGTCCTGTCTCTGCAGCCTGAACCGGAAGTGCCTCCGGAGTTGCCGCCTCCCCGCATGCGCTGTTGCTGA
- the napgb gene encoding LOW QUALITY PROTEIN: N-ethylmaleimide-sensitive factor attachment protein, gamma b (The sequence of the model RefSeq protein was modified relative to this genomic sequence to represent the inferred CDS: inserted 1 base in 1 codon), producing MAAQKINEAHEHIAKAEKCLKTGLTKWKPDFDSAASEYAKAAVCFKNAKQYEQAKDAYLKEAEYHTENKTLFHAAKAIEQAGMMMKEQKKMPEAIQYIEKACMMYMENGTPDTAAMALDRAGKLIEPLNLEKAVDLYQKAAGVFENEDRLRQAVELLGKASRLLVRLRRLDEAXSALQKEKNMYKEIENFPMCFKKTTAQVLVHLHRGDFVAADKCVRESYSLPGYSGSEDSVAMETLLQGYDEQDEDQVYRVCNSPLLKYMDNDYAKLAISLRVPGGGGKKKKAAAAAPQGGASGAPAAAEDEDDYEGGLC from the exons ATGGCTGCTCAAAAAATAAACGAAGCTCATGAGCACATAGCTAAAGCAGAAAAATG CTTAAAGACAGGTCTGACAAAGTGGAAGCCTGATTTTGACAGTGCTGCGTCAGAATACGCCAAAGCAG CTGTGTGCTTCAAGAATGCGAAGCAGTATGAGCAAGCGAAAGATGCTTACCTCAAGGAAGCTGAATatcacacagaaaacaagac GCTTTTTCATGCTGCAAA GGCTATTGAACAGGCAGGTATGATGATGAAG GAACAAAAGAAGATGCCAGAGGCCATTCAGTACATAGAGAAAGCCTGTATGATGTACATGGAGAACGGGACTCCTGACACTGCCGCCATGGCTTTGGACCGGGctggaaa GCTGATAGAGCCTTTAAATCTAGAGAAAGCTGTGGACCTGTATCAGAAGGCAGCTGGCGTGTTTGAG AATGAGGACCGCCTGCGTCAGGCCGTTGAACTGCTGGGGAAAGCCTCCAGACTTCTGGTCAGGCTAAGAAG GTTGGATGAAG TCAGTGCGCTGCAGAAAGAGAAGAACATGTACAAAGAGATTGAGAACTTCCCCATGTGCTTCAAG AAAACAACTGCTCAAGTGCTGGTTCATCTTCACAGAGGGGACTTTGTTGCAGCTGATAAATGTGTCAGAGAAAGTTACAG TTTGCCAGGCTATAGTGGAAGCGAAGATAGCGTTGCCATGGAGACGCTACTGCAGGGATACGACGAGCAGGATGAGGACCAGGTCTACCGTGTGTGCAACTCACCTTTACTGAAGTACATGGACAATGAT TACGCCAAGCTAGCCATTTCCCTGAGGGtacctggaggaggaggaaagaaaaagaaggctgctgctgctgctccacaaGGTGGCGCTAGTGGGGCGCCAGCTGCTGCAGAGGATGAGGATGATTATGAGGGAGGGCTGTGTTAG